From Chitinophagales bacterium, the proteins below share one genomic window:
- the folE gene encoding GTP cyclohydrolase I FolE, producing MSYKKVEEYNPAVINRISENIKSSLDLLGEDSDREGLLNTPLRVAKAWSFMTNGYQLNAVDILKSAIFNEDSEEMVIVKDIELYSMCEHHMVPFYGKAHIGYLPNGKITGLSKLARVVDVYARRLQVQERMTTQIRDAIQEALDPHGVAVVIEAKHLCMMMRGVQKQNSSTVTSAFTGPFLDNSATRREFMNLISHKLS from the coding sequence ATGTCCTATAAAAAAGTAGAAGAATACAACCCTGCAGTTATCAATAGGATATCGGAAAATATAAAATCATCTTTGGACTTATTAGGTGAAGATTCTGATCGAGAAGGCTTACTAAACACTCCTCTTCGTGTAGCCAAGGCATGGAGCTTCATGACTAATGGTTATCAACTTAATGCAGTTGATATTCTCAAATCCGCCATATTTAATGAAGACTCAGAAGAGATGGTAATCGTGAAGGATATAGAGCTATACTCTATGTGCGAGCATCATATGGTTCCTTTTTATGGCAAAGCACATATAGGTTATTTACCGAATGGTAAAATAACTGGTTTAAGTAAATTAGCTAGGGTGGTGGATGTATATGCCCGTAGGCTTCAAGTTCAAGAAAGAATGACCACACAAATTAGAGATGCTATACAGGAAGCATTAGATCCACATGGTGTAGCTGTGGTCATAGAAGCCAAGCATTTGTGCATGATGATGCGAGGTGTTCAAAAACAAAACTCATCTACTGTAACTTCTGCATTTACAGGTCCATTTCTCGACAATTCAGCTACGAGGAGAGAATTTATGAATCTTATTAGTCATAAACTTTCCTAG
- a CDS encoding Do family serine endopeptidase, with protein sequence MINYKIKSLGFITLLLVLIQCQAKPKESKGLENSNYQELTELIKNANKSNNGISFVAAAAVSTPCVVHIKTKIQVTINYQNPFHSLFGFDFYQPRTHKQESSGSGVIVAKDGYIITNYHVIQNATEIEVTLRNKNTYKAKVIGTDKDTDLALIKIEENELPAMALANSDEVMVGEWVLAVGNPFNLESTVTQGIVSAKGRSLSMNQPNQQGNPIESFIQTDAAVNPGNSGGALVNLKGELIGINTAIASPTGAYAGYAFAVPSNIVNKVMNDLKKHGTVQRAYLGIQPAQLTSDLAKKLSLPSPSGILIANVFEGSAAKDAGLKSNDVIVKINTNTITSFPELKEHLATHSPGDKINITYVRNGNIQETSAVLKNQANTTEIIKNVQGSIKKLGIKLTPLSSQELQHFGVANGLKIVKIEDGIIARNTDMKPGFVITNINNIAISTESEISQILQDKEGSKVYIEGFYPNRPYIIRYEFTL encoded by the coding sequence ATGATTAACTACAAAATTAAAAGTCTAGGATTTATAACATTATTACTTGTATTGATTCAGTGCCAAGCGAAACCGAAAGAGAGTAAAGGTCTAGAAAATAGCAATTATCAAGAACTTACAGAACTGATTAAAAATGCTAATAAATCAAACAATGGTATTAGTTTCGTGGCAGCAGCAGCTGTGTCCACTCCATGTGTAGTGCACATTAAGACTAAAATACAAGTCACTATTAACTACCAAAATCCGTTTCACAGTTTATTTGGATTTGATTTCTATCAACCACGCACACACAAACAGGAATCAAGCGGCTCTGGAGTCATAGTAGCCAAAGATGGCTATATTATAACCAATTACCATGTGATACAAAATGCGACAGAAATTGAGGTAACCTTAAGAAACAAAAACACCTACAAAGCCAAAGTAATTGGTACAGATAAAGATACAGACTTGGCACTTATAAAAATAGAAGAAAATGAACTCCCTGCGATGGCTTTAGCTAATTCAGATGAGGTAATGGTAGGAGAATGGGTTCTAGCGGTAGGTAATCCATTCAACCTAGAAAGTACTGTGACTCAAGGTATCGTAAGTGCTAAAGGCCGCTCACTTAGCATGAATCAACCCAATCAGCAAGGAAACCCAATAGAATCCTTTATACAGACAGATGCGGCTGTGAATCCTGGCAATTCTGGCGGCGCTTTAGTCAATCTCAAAGGAGAACTCATAGGCATCAACACAGCGATAGCCTCCCCTACTGGGGCCTATGCAGGATATGCCTTTGCTGTACCATCCAATATAGTCAATAAAGTTATGAATGACCTCAAAAAACACGGTACTGTACAGAGAGCTTATTTAGGAATTCAACCGGCTCAGCTTACATCTGATTTAGCTAAGAAATTATCACTTCCGTCTCCAAGTGGAATCTTGATTGCTAATGTGTTTGAAGGTAGTGCAGCTAAAGACGCTGGGCTGAAATCAAACGACGTTATCGTAAAAATAAACACCAATACCATAACAAGTTTTCCTGAGCTGAAAGAACACCTCGCCACACACAGTCCGGGTGATAAAATCAATATAACTTATGTGCGAAATGGTAATATTCAAGAAACTTCTGCGGTCTTGAAAAATCAGGCAAACACCACTGAGATTATTAAAAATGTACAAGGCAGTATCAAAAAATTAGGTATCAAGCTTACACCACTATCCTCACAAGAGTTACAACACTTCGGGGTAGCCAATGGATTGAAAATAGTAAAAATCGAAGATGGTATCATAGCTCGTAATACAGATATGAAGCCTGGATTTGTGATTACTAATATAAATAACATAGCCATTAGTACAGAGTCGGAAATAAGCCAAATATTACAAGATAAGGAAGGTAGTAAAGTGTATATTGAAGGCTTTTATCCCAATAGACCCTATATTATACGTTATGAATTTACTTTGTAA
- a CDS encoding transketolase, whose amino-acid sequence MKIQELKQKALKIKKRFLAMYYNANAGHIGSSLSCLEIVTFVKLNWMKVHDKFILSKGHAAACLYSVLAEKGFLSEAEIDSFYKNGSYLAAHPPVNKINGIPFATGSLGHGLSLAAGFGLSNSIQGKSLMTFCVTSDGELNEGSIWEAAMFIAHKKLNNVVWFIDRNRWQGFGSTEDVIKLDPLYDKLKAFGFNVLEGNGHDFNFLDSVKNIIINSTYDKPYVVICNTIKGNGLKFFEDTLSCHYLPLTIEQYEMTNLLNEN is encoded by the coding sequence GTGAAAATTCAAGAATTAAAGCAGAAAGCTTTAAAGATTAAGAAAAGATTTTTAGCAATGTACTATAATGCTAATGCTGGACATATTGGGTCTTCCCTTTCATGTTTAGAGATTGTTACGTTTGTTAAACTAAATTGGATGAAAGTACATGACAAATTTATTTTATCAAAAGGACATGCTGCAGCTTGCCTTTATAGTGTTTTAGCAGAAAAGGGTTTTTTATCTGAAGCTGAAATTGATAGTTTTTATAAGAATGGAAGCTATTTAGCGGCTCATCCGCCAGTAAATAAGATTAATGGAATTCCATTTGCTACTGGTAGTTTAGGTCACGGATTGAGTCTTGCTGCAGGGTTTGGATTATCTAATAGCATACAAGGAAAATCATTAATGACTTTCTGTGTTACTAGTGATGGAGAATTGAATGAAGGGAGTATATGGGAAGCAGCTATGTTTATTGCCCATAAAAAATTGAATAATGTTGTATGGTTTATTGACAGAAATAGGTGGCAAGGTTTTGGCAGTACAGAAGATGTTATTAAACTTGACCCTCTCTATGATAAATTAAAGGCATTTGGTTTTAACGTTCTAGAGGGAAATGGTCATGATTTTAATTTTTTAGATTCTGTAAAAAATATAATAATCAATTCTACATATGATAAACCATATGTCGTAATTTGTAATACTATAAAAGGGAATGGCTTAAAATTTTTTGAAGATACATTAAGCTGTCACTACCTACCTTTGACCATTGAACAATACGAAATGACTAATTTATTGAATGAAAATTGA
- a CDS encoding GDP-mannose 4,6-dehydratase translates to MSLKDQIKDEVLCLEGPIIIFGAGGFIGANLFRHIIPYRSDCYAITSKPFIPWRIDNIEDNNIIHANIINKQDVKNLFNKLKPKTVFDLAAYGAYSKQSDVDLIYQTNLIGLLNLLEVTSEYSIYAFVHAGSSSEYGLNCQEPLEEDVLIPNSHYAVTKASASQMIKYYGIIKEVPVVNLRYYSIYGPFEEPDRLVPQLIDKGMNQIYPPLVQPDISRDFVYIDDAVLATLMTANSDFTLLKGKSINVASGKKTTIREIVEKIRSFFHIDESPKWGDFPNRKWDLKEWYGNASLAKNLLGWETVTSLEEGIKLTYEWQKNYSKPLYEKKIYQDKIRHKLTAVIACYKDAQAIPIMYQRLYDTFKKINVDYEIIFVNDCSPDNTSHVIQAIVDKDDNVLGIEHSRNFGSQSAFLSGMELSTGDGVILLDGDLQDPPELIVKFYEKYNEGFDVVYGRRVSREGNKVLVFLYKVFYRLFRGVSYIPIPLDAGDFALMDRKVVDEIIKLPETDQFLRGLRAWVGFKQTGVDYIRPERMFGVTTNNWRKNIGWARKAIFSFSYVPLELLTYLGSFLTFVSFIAILTQIYLYFKAYDIPHGVTTIICLILFFGGIQMLAIAILGEYQSKIIEEVKRRPKFIRKRVIKR, encoded by the coding sequence ATGAGTCTAAAAGATCAAATTAAAGATGAGGTGTTATGTCTTGAAGGCCCAATAATAATTTTTGGTGCTGGTGGTTTCATTGGCGCAAATTTGTTTCGACATATAATTCCCTATAGGAGTGATTGTTATGCTATAACAAGTAAGCCATTTATTCCTTGGAGAATAGATAATATCGAAGATAATAATATTATTCATGCCAATATTATTAATAAGCAAGATGTAAAAAATCTTTTTAATAAGCTAAAGCCTAAAACAGTGTTTGATTTAGCTGCATACGGCGCTTATTCTAAACAAAGTGATGTTGATTTAATTTATCAAACAAATTTAATCGGTCTTTTAAATCTATTAGAGGTTACTTCAGAATATTCAATTTATGCATTTGTGCATGCTGGAAGTTCTTCAGAGTATGGATTAAATTGTCAAGAACCTTTAGAGGAAGATGTTCTTATACCTAATTCACATTATGCTGTCACGAAAGCTAGTGCGTCTCAAATGATTAAATACTACGGTATTATTAAAGAAGTTCCCGTTGTTAATTTGAGATATTATTCCATCTATGGACCATTTGAAGAACCTGATAGATTAGTCCCTCAGCTTATTGACAAGGGAATGAATCAAATCTATCCCCCTTTAGTACAACCTGATATCTCAAGAGATTTTGTATATATTGACGATGCAGTTTTAGCCACATTGATGACTGCAAATTCTGACTTCACTTTATTAAAGGGTAAATCTATTAATGTAGCAAGTGGAAAGAAAACCACAATACGTGAAATCGTTGAAAAAATTAGGAGCTTCTTTCATATAGATGAAAGTCCTAAATGGGGGGATTTCCCAAATAGAAAATGGGATTTAAAGGAATGGTATGGTAACGCTTCTTTAGCTAAAAATCTTCTCGGGTGGGAAACAGTAACATCTTTGGAGGAAGGAATTAAACTCACCTATGAGTGGCAAAAAAATTATTCTAAACCACTTTACGAAAAGAAAATATATCAAGACAAGATAAGACATAAATTAACTGCAGTAATTGCTTGTTATAAGGATGCCCAAGCTATACCAATTATGTATCAAAGACTATATGATACATTTAAAAAGATAAATGTAGACTATGAAATAATATTTGTAAATGATTGTAGTCCTGATAATACAAGTCATGTAATCCAAGCTATAGTTGACAAAGATGATAATGTCTTGGGTATTGAACATTCAAGAAATTTCGGATCACAATCTGCTTTCTTAAGCGGTATGGAATTGTCAACCGGTGATGGAGTCATTTTACTAGATGGGGATTTACAGGATCCCCCAGAACTAATTGTCAAGTTTTATGAAAAATATAATGAAGGATTTGATGTAGTTTATGGTCGAAGAGTCTCAAGAGAAGGTAATAAGGTGTTAGTATTTTTATATAAAGTGTTTTATAGATTATTTAGAGGAGTTTCTTATATACCTATTCCTCTAGATGCAGGTGATTTTGCTTTGATGGATAGAAAAGTGGTAGATGAAATAATAAAGCTTCCAGAAACAGATCAATTTTTACGAGGATTGCGTGCTTGGGTTGGTTTTAAACAAACTGGTGTAGATTATATTCGACCTGAGAGGATGTTTGGTGTTACAACTAATAATTGGCGTAAAAATATTGGATGGGCAAGGAAAGCCATTTTTTCGTTTAGTTATGTTCCTTTGGAGCTTTTGACTTATTTGGGTTCTTTTTTAACTTTTGTCTCCTTTATTGCAATATTAACTCAAATTTACTTATATTTTAAAGCTTATGACATTCCTCATGGTGTCACTACGATTATATGTCTTATACTTTTCTTTGGAGGTATACAAATGTTAGCCATTGCTATTCTTGGCGAATATCAATCTAAGATAATAGAAGAAGTAAAAAGAAGACCGAAGTTTATCCGGAAGAGAGTAATTAAAAGATAG
- a CDS encoding GIY-YIG nuclease family protein — protein sequence MEEYVVYVLYSKSHSKRYIGYTSNLIERFKSHNTLSKKGYTVRFRPWYVIHIEFFCNKKQAMEREHYFKSGIGRKWLDENTSIEI from the coding sequence ATGGAAGAATATGTTGTTTATGTTTTGTATTCTAAGTCTCATTCCAAACGATATATCGGATATACGAGCAATTTGATAGAACGATTTAAGTCTCATAACACCTTATCTAAGAAAGGATATACGGTTAGATTTCGTCCTTGGTATGTTATACATATAGAGTTCTTTTGCAATAAAAAGCAAGCTATGGAGCGAGAACATTATTTTAAATCTGGAATAGGCAGAAAATGGTTGGACGAAAACACTAGTATAGAAATATAG
- a CDS encoding GIY-YIG nuclease family protein has protein sequence SNLIERFKSHNTLSNKGYTVRFRPWYVIHIEFFYNKKQAMEREHYFKSGIGRKWLDENTSIEI, from the coding sequence AGCAATTTGATAGAACGATTTAAGTCTCATAACACCTTATCTAATAAAGGATATACGGTTAGATTCCGTCCTTGGTATGTTATACATATAGAGTTCTTTTACAATAAAAAGCAAGCTATGGAGCGAGAACATTATTTTAAATCTGGAATAGGCAGAAAATGGTTGGACGAAAACACTAGTATAGAAATATAG
- a CDS encoding flippase-like domain-containing protein, whose protein sequence is MKFSFSSIAKFLISLGIGFGLVYYLQTKITPEQRIQIIEGIKNIPVWLVILSIFLAALACIVRAFRWKMLLEPLNYHPRNSTLISSIFIMYLGNLVFPRLGEVLRCSVLLKEEKVPLDKGIGTMITERIVDVLGLGLYILLALLFEFERLLKIYKQYSNMKGESSLLLPLCIGIGLLIGGIVIWRVGKLREFVLSKIQGVLEGLKTILKLKNPLLFIIYSLAIYSIYYLSTYILFFAFSETINLSLGCGLVVLIAGTLGVGLTQGGIGAYQVLVTWTLVLYGISETTAQTYSWAAWILPTATLVFFGVLSWIYLLKRDHGKIN, encoded by the coding sequence ATGAAGTTCAGCTTTAGTTCCATAGCCAAATTTCTAATATCTCTTGGGATTGGATTCGGCTTGGTATATTACCTTCAAACAAAAATCACACCAGAGCAGCGCATTCAAATAATCGAAGGAATAAAAAATATTCCAGTTTGGCTTGTTATATTATCCATTTTTTTGGCAGCTTTAGCATGTATTGTTAGGGCATTTCGATGGAAAATGTTGCTTGAACCTCTGAATTATCATCCAAGAAATTCCACCCTTATTTCTTCTATATTTATTATGTATTTAGGCAATTTAGTATTTCCTAGATTAGGAGAGGTACTTCGCTGCTCTGTGCTGCTAAAAGAAGAAAAAGTTCCACTCGATAAGGGAATTGGCACTATGATAACAGAACGCATAGTCGATGTACTTGGATTAGGGCTTTATATTTTATTAGCTCTTCTATTTGAATTCGAACGACTTCTAAAAATATACAAACAATATAGTAATATGAAAGGAGAATCAAGTCTTCTTTTACCTTTATGTATTGGTATCGGGTTACTCATTGGTGGTATTGTTATCTGGCGTGTGGGTAAGTTGAGAGAATTTGTTCTTAGCAAAATCCAAGGTGTATTGGAAGGTCTTAAAACCATTTTAAAATTAAAAAATCCTCTTCTATTTATCATTTATAGTCTAGCTATATATTCGATATACTACTTGAGTACCTATATTCTCTTTTTTGCATTTAGTGAAACTATTAATTTAAGTCTCGGTTGTGGGTTGGTGGTACTAATAGCTGGAACTCTGGGAGTAGGACTGACTCAAGGAGGTATCGGCGCCTATCAAGTGTTAGTGACTTGGACCTTAGTATTATATGGCATATCAGAAACTACGGCACAGACCTATTCATGGGCGGCATGGATTCTTCCTACTGCCACTCTAGTCTTTTTTGGAGTACTTTCGTGGATATATCTTCTTAAAAGAGACCATGGCAAAATCAACTAA
- a CDS encoding aspartate 1-decarboxylase, producing MFFQVFKSKIHRAVVTQADLNYIGSITIDEDLMDAAKIFENERVQIVNVNNGERLETYVIKGERGSGVICLNGPAARRVEPGDLVIIISYAYMTEEEMKKHQPVMIYPSQPNNQLTA from the coding sequence ATGTTTTTTCAGGTATTCAAATCTAAAATACACCGTGCAGTCGTAACCCAAGCGGATCTTAACTATATAGGGAGCATCACTATCGATGAAGATTTGATGGATGCTGCCAAAATATTTGAGAATGAGCGCGTACAGATAGTCAATGTCAATAATGGTGAGCGACTAGAAACATATGTGATCAAAGGTGAAAGAGGCAGTGGAGTTATTTGTCTCAATGGTCCTGCTGCAAGGCGTGTAGAACCTGGTGATTTGGTTATTATCATTTCCTATGCTTATATGACAGAAGAAGAAATGAAAAAACATCAGCCTGTGATGATTTATCCTTCTCAGCCAAATAATCAACTGACTGCATAA
- a CDS encoding ribonuclease H family protein has translation MAKSTKFYVVWRGNQPGIYDNWLQCKAQIDGFQGAQYKAFPNKAQAELAFKDSYWKYVNINTNPESPKPSISNLPIEKNSICVDAACSGNPGVMEYRCVDTATKEVIFHRGPFEEGTNNIGEFLGLVHAIAYLQKNNIVKTVYTDSATAIAWVKAKKAKTKLEPTDYNKELFELINRAENYLKTHTLSIDIRKWDTEHWGEIPADFGRK, from the coding sequence ATGGCAAAATCAACTAAATTCTATGTCGTATGGCGTGGGAACCAACCTGGAATCTATGACAATTGGCTCCAATGCAAGGCTCAAATAGATGGTTTTCAAGGAGCACAATACAAGGCATTCCCAAATAAAGCCCAAGCTGAATTAGCCTTCAAAGATAGTTATTGGAAATATGTAAACATCAACACGAATCCTGAGAGCCCAAAGCCTTCAATCAGCAATTTACCAATCGAAAAAAATAGCATCTGTGTTGATGCAGCCTGTAGCGGTAATCCTGGAGTTATGGAATATCGCTGTGTCGATACTGCCACAAAAGAAGTCATATTTCACCGTGGTCCGTTTGAGGAAGGTACCAACAATATAGGCGAATTTTTAGGTTTGGTGCATGCCATAGCATATCTTCAGAAAAATAATATTGTCAAGACTGTTTATACCGATAGCGCCACAGCCATTGCCTGGGTAAAAGCTAAGAAGGCAAAAACAAAACTTGAACCTACTGACTATAATAAAGAACTATTTGAACTTATTAATCGAGCTGAAAACTACCTAAAAACTCATACATTATCGATTGATATTCGCAAATGGGATACTGAACACTGGGGTGAAATTCCAGCAGATTTCGGAAGAAAGTGA